A single region of the Halorhabdus rudnickae genome encodes:
- a CDS encoding RNA polymerase subunit sigma-70, whose product MYTACGEKELKTLLAIDPGDTIVGVSRKIDENRETIRRIVDRLEAEGYVTYDDGLTVVDDTVRDAGLQLLAASAGVSPPSISEAYVLPQFAGMDFAFTGIDAVYVWTRGGYQVAREPDDYPLFIAVEESDLEAWERFFDLFDIPVSRERQPRGKIDGPLQVVVEPRDLIKAEQVDGRPVISLDETVAFAREHYATFQSALSMLDRMYDEVDSDADYRMEPA is encoded by the coding sequence ATGTATACTGCATGCGGCGAAAAGGAGCTGAAGACGTTGCTCGCGATCGATCCGGGCGATACGATCGTTGGCGTCTCCCGGAAGATCGACGAGAACCGCGAGACGATCCGGCGGATCGTCGATCGGCTGGAAGCCGAGGGCTACGTCACATACGACGACGGACTCACTGTCGTTGACGATACTGTCCGAGACGCGGGACTGCAGTTGCTCGCGGCCTCGGCAGGCGTCTCACCACCGTCGATTTCCGAGGCGTACGTCCTCCCGCAGTTCGCGGGCATGGACTTCGCGTTCACCGGGATTGACGCGGTGTACGTCTGGACACGCGGCGGCTACCAGGTCGCGCGTGAGCCGGACGATTACCCCCTCTTCATCGCCGTCGAGGAATCCGACCTCGAAGCGTGGGAGCGCTTTTTCGACCTGTTCGATATTCCAGTCTCTCGCGAGCGACAACCGCGTGGGAAGATCGACGGGCCACTCCAGGTCGTCGTCGAACCTCGCGACTTGATCAAGGCAGAGCAGGTCGACGGTCGGCCGGTCATCTCGCTGGACGAGACGGTCGCATTCGCCCGGGAACACTACGCCACGTTCCAGTCGGCCCTGTCCATGCTCGATCGCATGTACGACGAGGTCGATAGCGATGCGGACTACCGAATGGAGCCAGCATGA